From Phragmites australis chromosome 5, lpPhrAust1.1, whole genome shotgun sequence, a single genomic window includes:
- the LOC133919111 gene encoding pentatricopeptide repeat-containing protein At1g09900-like, protein MPFAPDTFTFNPLIRALCVRGRVPEALAVFDDMIHWGCSPSVVTYSILLDATCKASGYKQAMALLDEMRAKCCEPDIVTYNVLINAMCNEGNVGEALKILSSLP, encoded by the coding sequence ATGCCGTTCGCGCCGGACACGTTCACGTTCAACCCGCTCATCCGCGCGCTCTGTGTCCGTGGGCGCGTCCCCGAAGCCCTTGCGGTGTTCGACGATATGATCCACTGGGGATGCTCCCCGAGCGTTGTCACCTACAGCATCCTCCTGGACGCCACCTGCAAGGCGAGCGGCTACAAGCAGGCCATGGCGCTCCTCGACGAGATGCGCGCCAAGTGCTGCGAGCCGGACATCGTCACGTACAATGTCCTCATCAATGCCATGTGCAATGAGGGCAATGTTGGTGAAGCTCTCAAGATCTTGAGCAGCTTGCCGTAG